A single region of the Halorussus gelatinilyticus genome encodes:
- a CDS encoding PINc/VapC family ATPase — translation MNVLPDTSVVIDGRISERVSDGEFEGATVLIPEAVVAELEGQANRGQESGWNGLSELQRLADLADDGDVELEYVGERPEPEAAGRAHEGEIDAHIRELAADHDATFVTSDSVQAEVAKAKGLDVEYIAPKTDDTEIGHLAIEEFFDDQTMSLHLRAGVAPMAKRGEIGEMHYQQIRDEVSTEEQLKEYATEIIDSAKRSNEGFIELSEDGMTIVQFRDYRIAVAEPPFADAWEITAVRPIVKTDMEDYEFADELKDRLLEHQRGVLISGSPGAGKSTFAQAVGEFLADNDFAVKTMEKPRDLQVGPEITQYTELSGEMEKTADSLLMVRPDYTIYDEVRKTDDFEVFADMRLAGVGMIGVVHATRAIDALQRLVGRVELGMIPQIVDTVVYIEAGKVEKVYDVTTQVKVPEGLMEEDLARPVIMIQDFETGRPEYEIYTFNRQVVTVPLNEGEREESGVSKLAKQEIEREIQSVARGAVDVEVQGQNRATVYVTEDDISYVIGKGGGRIDDIENRLGIDIDVRTHDEKPQSASGASGANAGGAGGAGATRGEVVTPEITSRHIVLPTDGHAGETVEVQADGEYLFTATVGRGGDIQVSRGSAIAEELERAIDREQAITVVGA, via the coding sequence ATGAACGTTCTACCGGACACCAGCGTCGTCATCGACGGGCGAATCTCCGAGCGCGTTAGTGACGGCGAGTTCGAGGGGGCGACCGTCCTGATTCCGGAGGCGGTCGTCGCCGAACTCGAAGGGCAGGCCAACCGCGGCCAGGAGAGCGGTTGGAACGGTCTCTCGGAACTCCAGCGACTCGCCGACCTCGCCGACGACGGCGACGTCGAACTCGAATACGTCGGCGAGCGCCCGGAACCCGAGGCCGCGGGCCGCGCTCACGAGGGCGAAATCGACGCTCACATCCGGGAGTTGGCCGCCGACCACGACGCCACGTTCGTCACCAGCGACAGCGTGCAGGCCGAGGTGGCGAAGGCAAAGGGCCTCGACGTGGAGTACATCGCGCCCAAGACCGACGATACCGAAATCGGCCACCTCGCCATCGAGGAGTTCTTCGACGACCAGACGATGAGCCTCCACCTCCGGGCGGGGGTCGCGCCGATGGCCAAGCGCGGGGAAATCGGCGAGATGCACTACCAGCAGATACGCGACGAGGTCTCGACCGAGGAGCAACTCAAGGAGTACGCAACCGAGATAATCGACTCCGCCAAGCGGAGCAACGAGGGCTTCATCGAACTCTCCGAGGACGGGATGACCATCGTCCAGTTCCGCGACTACCGCATCGCGGTCGCGGAACCGCCGTTCGCCGACGCGTGGGAAATTACCGCAGTCCGGCCCATAGTCAAGACCGACATGGAGGACTACGAGTTCGCCGACGAACTCAAAGACCGACTGCTCGAACACCAGCGCGGCGTCCTCATCTCGGGGTCGCCCGGCGCAGGGAAGTCCACGTTCGCGCAGGCGGTCGGCGAGTTCCTCGCGGACAACGACTTCGCGGTCAAGACGATGGAGAAGCCCCGCGACCTCCAGGTCGGTCCCGAAATCACCCAGTACACAGAACTGAGCGGCGAGATGGAGAAGACCGCCGACTCGCTGCTGATGGTCCGGCCCGACTACACCATCTACGACGAGGTGCGCAAGACCGACGACTTCGAGGTGTTCGCCGACATGCGACTCGCGGGCGTCGGGATGATCGGCGTCGTCCACGCGACGCGGGCCATCGACGCGCTCCAGCGTCTCGTCGGCCGGGTCGAACTCGGCATGATTCCCCAGATCGTAGACACCGTCGTCTACATCGAGGCCGGGAAAGTCGAGAAGGTCTACGACGTGACCACGCAGGTCAAGGTGCCCGAGGGCCTGATGGAGGAGGATCTCGCCCGCCCGGTCATCATGATTCAGGACTTCGAGACCGGTCGCCCCGAGTACGAGATTTACACCTTCAACCGGCAGGTCGTCACCGTGCCGCTCAACGAGGGCGAGCGCGAGGAGAGCGGCGTCTCGAAGCTGGCCAAACAGGAAATCGAGCGCGAAATCCAGTCGGTCGCCCGCGGTGCGGTGGACGTGGAAGTGCAGGGCCAGAACCGCGCCACCGTCTACGTCACCGAGGACGACATCTCCTACGTCATCGGCAAGGGCGGCGGCCGCATCGACGATATCGAGAACAGACTCGGCATCGACATCGACGTGCGCACCCACGACGAGAAACCGCAGTCGGCTTCGGGTGCGAGCGGCGCGAACGCCGGCGGTGCGGGCGGAGCCGGCGCGACTCGCGGCGAGGTCGTGACCCCCGAAATCACCTCCCGGCACATCGTCCTGCCGACCGACGGCCACGCGGGCGAGACCGTCGAGGTGCAGGCCGACGGCGAGTACCTGTTCACCGCGACGGTGGGGCGGGGCGGCGACATTCAGGTCTCGCGCGGCAGTGCGATCGCCGAGGAACTGGAGCGCGCCATCGACCGCGAACAGGCGATTACGGTCGTCGGCGCGTAA
- a CDS encoding winged helix-turn-helix transcriptional regulator produces MATQSELEDIDDLPPSAKLVFKVLEYKGALTQKEIVEESMLSARTVRYALERLEELEVVEEDVYFADARQNLYEIDASCDTSADCADAKNCAD; encoded by the coding sequence ATGGCAACTCAGTCCGAGTTAGAGGACATCGACGACCTGCCGCCGAGCGCGAAGTTGGTCTTCAAAGTACTCGAATACAAGGGTGCGCTCACCCAGAAGGAGATCGTCGAGGAATCGATGCTATCGGCGCGTACGGTCCGGTACGCGCTCGAACGACTCGAAGAACTGGAGGTAGTCGAGGAGGACGTCTACTTCGCCGACGCTCGCCAGAACCTCTACGAGATCGACGCCTCCTGCGACACGTCGGCCGACTGCGCCGACGCCAAGAACTGCGCCGACTGA